The Plasmodium falciparum 3D7 genome assembly, chromosome: 3 nucleotide sequence tttttcattatagaATAGTGATATAAAATGGaagaaacatataaattgttgtaaatatcatttttactttttttcaaGTAAGAGATGCTTATTACAACATATGGTTGAAGAACCGTTTGAGAAAAAAGACAAATCTGgtgttttattaaaagacAAAAATACTGAAGagggaagaaaaaaagaaagacaAAAGCCTATGAGTattaaatcaataaataaaaaaaaaaaaaaaaacaacaacaataataataataataatgtgttaaaaaatttaaataatgaagaaataaataaacaacgAAATATGACGAATGAAAGAAtacgaaataaaaataaaaatgataaaggaGTTGAGAATATTTCAAGTAATACACAgatggaagaaaaaaatataatatgtaaagaTATAAATTCGAATGTAATATTAAATCAAAACGAAATAAATGACGATCAAATggttcaaaaaataaaagaaaattttgtcaaggatttaatgaaaaatgaaaacaaagaaatatttaaacaGATAGAAACAATTAATTCAGTTGGTACTATggcaaaaattaaaaattcattatataGCATAATATTTAAAGGGTCTAATTTTTGGAAGGGTCTAGGAATATATTTAGGTACATTGTCAGGTGCTACACTAGGGCAATTGATTTTAGCAGGTATTTTGCAATTCGGAACATTTTCTGTTATGAATTtttcaatttatttttcaGCTGTTCCTTCATTTATAGCATTCAGTAGTTTTGTaggaataatattattaagcATTATAATTGTTATTTGTCTTCTTGTGTGGTTGTGGCCATCAAGAGGGAAATTGATGGGTAAAGATAAAACAGAAAATAAAAGtgatacataaatatatatatatatatttttgttagaATAtggaattatttaattttattaaaaaaaaaacaaattaacagcaaagaaaaaaaaaaaataggaaaATGGAAATTAAGTTGTTCTAAGTTTGttgtaaattttaatatattataagttttatatatgattccgttgaaatatttttttttttgcttgttttataattatatatatacatatatttatatctacgtataatatatatacatatataattaaagtaatatttttaatttttaaagtgTAAAATTTACAATGAatagataattattatccatattatttatgattaatataaatggtatggagaatatatttttatagtaaaccaaagaacaaataataaataaataatataaaataagcaTTGTTATATAGTAGAActtaattgttttttttttattttaattaatgaaatataaaataataattaacatTTATTAGATCTATTATATGAacatgtgtatattttatttatgattgtcattttttttgaatactaataacattttaagtaaatatatttttatttaaaaaaacagtagtataaatatgaaatatatattttgaaaaatttatattatttaatattaataatttttttgaaataaaataagaaatacatacacatttgtgtcaaaatattatattatagattgtttataaattaattatttttatattgtacaatatgtaaatatataaatatatatatatatatatatatatatatatattattatatgtcataatttcattctttatatgttaatcaaaaatatgataaagtTACTGAggagtaaaaaaaaaaaaaaaattgtattatTCCCCCCTTGCATATTTCTCATGAGAAccaaaaaggaaaattaagTTACACCTCATTTAAATTTCCTTGCTTAAGTTTATATATGATTGGATTTTATTATTGCTTATTAAGTATAAGatgattatttaaattatatttattattatttataaggtTTTGCAAACTAATTTACTATAAAATATGCATTACTAtgttatatgtaaatataacatataatgtaatatgtGTAttccattattatttttttttaaatattctaattacgtataaaatacaaaaataaacgattccttgtatttttatagtatataaataatatcgtGTTACttgtttaatataatatgtaatttattataatagcaattattataatataattattaaaataacatatttagaattataattttagaacaagtaataatacaattaatATAAGATAAATTGTAAAATAGTATATGACgtgatttaatatatattatgaaaaaaatatattttaataacataaacactaaagaaaaaaatgcatTATAGTATGTAATAGTTTGTGTAATTTCtctttttcttaatatttttatttaattttttgttttctaacaataataaataaatatatatatatatatatatatatatatatatatatatatttttacatatattttgtattttaataataaatatattttttaaatactttgtaatatatttgtacaaaatagaagtaataatattaatcttaGTAATAACATAGATAAATTAGAGAGAAACGTAAACGTACAACAAATattagaacaaaaaaaaaaaaaattatgaaaataaccaaatttaattattttttttactattatttaaatttttttttttatatcatatattatgatataatatgtttgtatttaatttttttatataatagtaatgaTACAAGGTTTCTGTTGGGATATTTATTACCtgcatatatgttataataagttctaatatatgtattttacaTCTTTTACAAATATTACTGTAcacattttcatataatttaaaaagtaaatataaacatgtttttttttgtaactaCACATTTACTTGTTATTaacatgtataaaaataaaaaaataaaaagtaaaaaagaaaaaaaattattattacaatttatGATATGACATAagattatatttcattagaAATACaaattcaaaattataaataatattgaaatgttttattatattattttttttttaaatttaattaattaattatttatttttttttttttgtgttttaaataaaaaagcaaA carries:
- a CDS encoding exported protein family 4 — encoded protein: MNFFHVIILDVGIVICLYLIIYKNSDIKWKKHINCCKYHFYFFSSKRCLLQHMVEEPFEKKDKSGVLLKDKNTEEGRKKERQKPMSIKSINKKKKKNNNNNNNNNVLKNLNNEEINKQRNMTNERIRNKNKNDKGVENISSNTQMEEKNIICKDINSNVILNQNEINDDQMVQKIKENFVKDLMKNENKEIFKQIETINSVGTMAKIKNSLYSIIFKGSNFWKGLGIYLGTLSGATLGQLILAGILQFGTFSVMNFSIYFSAVPSFIAFSSFVGIILLSIIIVICLLVWLWPSRGKLMGKDKTENKSDT